The proteins below are encoded in one region of Microscilla marina ATCC 23134:
- a CDS encoding SpoIIE family protein phosphatase → MTKWLQILLFILVIMLSGHWVKAQTPTTDHWKKVKADKKGTLWVIYTNNEPFIKAELQGQPTGLEPDIIRAFVRFIKSRYQIDLQLRWKKFKQFKDCYKAIKQMKAGVIACAGFSITDQRKRELQFSKAYMPDIEILISSHNVPVFEDITSFNKYLPQLKIITIRNTTFEQNLKDLIKTRAFTNLSYSYIPSGEIMRDSCVNKDNFLAYTQLPNYIMMLQQGKLVQRQRLFNVVREGLALALPLKSDWKQPLDTFFAQPASKQLIKNIINKHFGNFATDLIIDAQKNRDDTHRENQMVSMEQKFQELLIQKTKEQLKSEKLQTRIALLALAALIVLFSVLGWFLYNREKIKKIARQELARKNAEIAAQAASIKESYQKLELISDLGKLVIANLSIEDIIKTVYQQVLSLMPTEEFGIGIYDPVRKSLVYEVYFSKGKRMPVFSLPVSQSDRLTLKCFTLKQEIVLSDLPNEYTQYLDSLDAYEPQELLNSMICLPLIAGDQAIGIINVQHSAKNAYGSQHVSIFRNLANYAIIAIQNAKVFKQLESQKNDITASINYAKQIQDAMLPGIETMQAFLPNIFVLFKPRDIVSGDFYYFAANADKSKCVLAAIDCTGHGVPGAFMSLIGNDILNSIIEQEGIIDANLILDKLHTGVYTSLRQDSNSNRDGMDISLCVIDKATQTLQFAGAMSSLVYVQNGELKRLVGDKMPIGGEQRERNRQFQKQVLDISIPTTLYLYSDGYQDQFGGEHNRKFMAPRFRELLYSIHQTPVTEQKKNLESTLRHWQQNNDQLDDILVIGVKI, encoded by the coding sequence ATGACTAAATGGTTGCAAATACTACTCTTTATTTTGGTTATTATGCTCAGTGGACACTGGGTAAAAGCACAAACTCCTACAACTGACCACTGGAAGAAGGTTAAAGCAGACAAAAAAGGCACCTTATGGGTAATATATACCAATAATGAACCTTTTATAAAGGCTGAGCTACAAGGACAGCCGACCGGACTTGAACCTGATATTATCAGGGCTTTTGTAAGGTTTATCAAATCTCGTTATCAAATCGACTTACAACTACGTTGGAAAAAGTTCAAGCAATTCAAAGATTGCTATAAGGCCATTAAACAAATGAAAGCAGGAGTGATTGCCTGCGCTGGTTTTTCTATTACCGATCAACGAAAGCGTGAGCTTCAATTTTCAAAAGCTTACATGCCTGATATAGAAATACTCATCTCTAGTCATAATGTGCCTGTATTTGAAGACATCACCTCATTCAATAAATACCTACCTCAACTCAAAATCATTACCATTCGTAATACTACTTTCGAGCAGAACCTGAAAGACTTGATCAAAACCAGGGCTTTTACCAACCTTAGCTATAGCTACATTCCTAGCGGAGAAATTATGCGAGATTCTTGTGTAAACAAGGACAATTTTTTGGCTTATACTCAGCTACCCAATTACATTATGATGCTGCAGCAAGGAAAGCTCGTACAAAGACAACGCCTTTTTAATGTAGTGAGAGAAGGGCTTGCTTTGGCGTTGCCCCTGAAATCAGATTGGAAACAGCCTCTCGATACCTTTTTTGCGCAACCCGCCAGCAAACAATTGATTAAAAATATCATCAATAAACACTTTGGTAATTTTGCTACAGACTTAATCATTGATGCCCAAAAAAACCGTGATGACACCCACCGTGAAAATCAAATGGTGTCGATGGAACAAAAATTTCAGGAATTATTAATTCAGAAAACAAAAGAGCAGTTAAAAAGTGAAAAACTGCAAACGCGTATTGCGCTCCTGGCTTTGGCTGCATTGATTGTGTTATTTAGTGTTTTAGGTTGGTTTTTGTACAACCGTGAAAAAATAAAAAAAATCGCCAGGCAAGAGTTAGCACGAAAAAATGCTGAAATAGCTGCTCAGGCTGCCAGTATTAAAGAATCTTATCAAAAACTTGAGTTAATATCTGACCTGGGTAAGTTGGTAATTGCCAATTTATCTATCGAAGACATCATCAAAACGGTATACCAACAAGTACTATCGCTTATGCCCACCGAAGAGTTTGGGATTGGTATATACGACCCTGTAAGAAAAAGCCTGGTATATGAGGTATACTTTAGTAAAGGCAAACGTATGCCTGTTTTTTCACTGCCTGTGAGCCAGAGTGATCGTTTGACCCTCAAGTGTTTTACCCTTAAGCAAGAAATAGTACTGTCAGACTTGCCAAATGAATATACCCAATACCTGGACTCGCTCGATGCGTACGAACCCCAAGAACTATTAAACTCTATGATATGTTTGCCATTGATAGCAGGTGACCAGGCCATTGGTATTATCAATGTACAACATTCAGCAAAAAATGCTTATGGCAGTCAACATGTGAGCATTTTCAGAAACCTGGCAAACTATGCCATTATTGCCATTCAAAATGCCAAGGTGTTCAAACAGCTAGAGTCGCAAAAAAATGATATTACGGCAAGTATAAATTATGCCAAACAAATTCAAGACGCCATGTTACCTGGTATAGAGACAATGCAAGCGTTTTTGCCCAATATATTTGTCTTGTTTAAACCCAGGGATATAGTGAGCGGTGATTTTTATTATTTTGCTGCCAACGCCGATAAGTCTAAATGTGTATTGGCAGCTATAGATTGTACTGGTCATGGGGTGCCAGGTGCTTTTATGAGCTTGATTGGGAATGACATTTTAAATAGTATTATTGAACAAGAAGGCATTATAGATGCGAACCTCATTCTTGATAAATTACACACAGGAGTGTATACATCGCTTAGGCAAGATAGCAACTCCAATCGTGATGGAATGGATATCTCTTTATGTGTAATAGACAAGGCAACCCAAACCTTACAGTTTGCCGGAGCAATGAGTTCATTGGTGTACGTGCAAAATGGAGAATTAAAACGATTGGTGGGTGATAAAATGCCCATAGGTGGAGAGCAAAGAGAAAGAAACCGACAGTTTCAAAAACAAGTACTGGATATAAGTATTCCTACCACTTTATATCTATACTCAGATGGTTACCAAGATCAGTTTGGTGGCGAGCATAACCGCAAATTTATGGCACCCCGTTTCCGGGAATTGCTTTATAGTATACACCAAACCCCTGTAACTGAACAGAAAAAAAACCTTGAGTCTACCCTTAGGCATTGGCAGCAAAACAACGATCAATTAGACGATATATTGGTGATTGGGGTCAAGATATAA
- a CDS encoding DUF3103 family protein, protein MNILKLKAWVICLAFITVLASCQKQSEVAPEKNIPATSKSINKDKIALDVVDLLNQKSSRNSIINSLKAQQPSVALATILDQVKSEGINNTATQQLRQVVTSAEATYKNVEAPDNVEVPELWLHQPTAGVDFSKLLIAYAPTQKDEAEWTKVKAYNLQKEVVYLDPFKAPEVPVIVVETDGFEALKVEVAYMNKQLKKKGLQNFAQRTAAKKRTTASGLETTKLDRIRLNDDKEPWISGSAEVYAITSGIRGNQKEAQINVIPMYYLDTDGKTYYPNQVLLFWDDYDYQAANIQLFEKDDNHNYKDMVAVIVDGVFKITGLLTEVPIVSALGQIANAIIQAMPDAWFTNDDDYVDSFYTIEKNRTYRNYNGAGGNANVDLTPFFIPAN, encoded by the coding sequence ATGAATATCTTAAAACTCAAAGCTTGGGTGATATGCCTGGCTTTTATCACTGTTTTGGCAAGTTGTCAAAAACAATCAGAGGTGGCACCTGAAAAAAACATTCCCGCTACCAGTAAATCAATCAACAAAGATAAGATAGCCCTTGATGTAGTAGACTTGCTCAATCAAAAGTCTAGTCGCAATAGCATTATTAACTCACTTAAGGCCCAACAACCTAGTGTAGCCCTTGCTACAATACTAGACCAGGTAAAATCTGAGGGGATAAACAACACGGCTACGCAGCAACTGCGCCAAGTGGTAACCAGTGCAGAAGCTACTTACAAAAATGTAGAGGCTCCTGATAATGTAGAAGTGCCTGAGTTATGGTTGCACCAACCTACTGCTGGAGTAGATTTTTCTAAACTATTGATAGCCTATGCACCTACCCAAAAAGATGAAGCCGAATGGACCAAGGTAAAGGCTTATAACCTTCAGAAAGAAGTGGTGTACCTTGACCCTTTCAAGGCACCTGAAGTACCAGTAATAGTAGTAGAAACCGATGGTTTTGAAGCTTTGAAGGTAGAGGTTGCTTACATGAATAAACAATTAAAGAAGAAGGGGTTACAAAATTTTGCTCAACGCACAGCAGCCAAAAAAAGAACAACAGCTTCGGGCTTGGAAACTACCAAGTTAGACCGCATTCGCTTGAACGATGACAAAGAACCTTGGATTAGTGGATCGGCAGAGGTATACGCGATCACTTCTGGTATTCGCGGCAACCAGAAAGAAGCTCAAATCAATGTAATTCCAATGTATTACCTAGATACAGATGGCAAAACTTATTACCCAAACCAAGTGTTGCTTTTCTGGGATGACTACGACTATCAAGCAGCGAACATACAGTTGTTTGAAAAAGATGACAACCATAATTACAAAGATATGGTAGCAGTGATTGTAGATGGTGTGTTTAAAATTACTGGCTTGCTTACTGAAGTACCCATAGTAAGTGCCTTAGGGCAAATTGCCAATGCCATTATTCAAGCAATGCCCGATGCTTGGTTTACCAATGATGATGACTACGTTGATTCGTTTTATACAATAGAAAAGAATAGAACTTATCGCAATTATAATGGTGCTGGTGGCAATGCAAATGTAGATTTGACGCCATTTTTTATCCCGGCCAATTAA
- a CDS encoding phosphotransferase family protein, whose translation MEQPQIDEARAIRKGEELNTEKLQAFLNEELNMGDASLEIAQFPSGYSNLTYLLKLGDKELVLRRPPFGAEKISKGHDMGREYKVLSRLNPVYPKTPKPLVYTEDSSIIGAPFYIMERVKGSILRANQKVDMSRQEARILSENFIHNLARLHKIDVNETGLIELGKPEGYMRRQVEGWIERYKKSQTDDIRDMDEVIQWFPDNIPETKYTSFIHNDYKYDNIVLNPEDPTQIKAVLDWEMSTVGDPLSDLATTLAYTTESTDPEPLRMFGIRAFEGVMSRDETVRRYEAASGIKTENMVFYFAFATFKLGTICQQIYYRYKEGFTKDPRFAPLIFLVKATAKLSASAVRNGRIRDI comes from the coding sequence ATGGAGCAACCCCAAATTGATGAAGCACGCGCAATACGTAAAGGAGAAGAATTAAATACAGAAAAACTTCAGGCTTTTCTAAATGAAGAATTAAATATGGGAGATGCCTCTCTGGAAATTGCCCAGTTTCCGAGTGGTTATTCAAACCTTACCTATCTATTAAAACTAGGAGACAAAGAACTTGTATTACGTCGTCCGCCCTTTGGAGCTGAAAAAATAAGCAAAGGGCACGATATGGGCAGAGAGTATAAAGTATTGTCAAGGTTAAACCCTGTATACCCCAAAACCCCCAAACCCTTGGTATATACCGAGGACAGTTCTATTATTGGAGCCCCTTTTTATATTATGGAACGTGTCAAAGGCTCCATCCTAAGAGCCAATCAAAAGGTAGATATGTCACGGCAGGAAGCCCGTATTTTGTCCGAAAATTTTATACATAATTTGGCAAGACTCCATAAAATTGACGTAAATGAAACTGGGCTTATAGAATTGGGCAAACCAGAGGGGTATATGCGCCGTCAGGTAGAAGGATGGATTGAGCGTTATAAGAAGTCACAGACAGATGATATTCGTGATATGGACGAAGTAATACAATGGTTTCCGGACAATATACCCGAAACCAAGTATACTTCTTTTATTCACAATGACTATAAGTACGACAACATAGTACTCAACCCTGAAGACCCTACCCAAATAAAAGCTGTGCTCGACTGGGAAATGTCTACCGTTGGCGACCCACTCAGCGACCTTGCCACTACCCTTGCCTATACCACCGAATCTACCGATCCTGAACCCCTTAGAATGTTTGGTATTCGTGCTTTTGAGGGGGTAATGAGTCGTGATGAAACTGTACGACGTTATGAGGCAGCCAGTGGTATAAAAACCGAAAACATGGTTTTTTATTTTGCTTTTGCCACCTTCAAGTTAGGTACTATTTGTCAACAGATTTACTATCGTTATAAGGAAGGCTTTACCAAAGATCCCAGGTTTGCCCCGCTCATATTTTTGGTGAAGGCCACCGCCAAACTCTCTGCCAGTGCAGTGCGTAATGGTAGAATAAGAGATATTTAA
- a CDS encoding DUF2071 domain-containing protein: MSYQDKLNQRVSTNIKEGRWSAETTLDHFALVNYALPLARLRPLIPARFDIPTFEVNDELCAFISAVPFIDRDFHFPHVYPSPRYHFGQINYRAYITDKETGEDVVWFFGTVLGSHWYNLPRRLWKMPWYYGDFSTSFHYDHKDGYQTYKINIDSVWGKTRIELKDTAEAVTTAEGFDNISQMKLFLTHPVQGFYYRTNGKIGTYRVWHPEMRLTNAVGEYLYFEPFENLKLLSREEMRYPHSVFICPEILFRVELPPKEV, from the coding sequence ATGAGCTACCAGGATAAACTCAATCAAAGGGTAAGCACCAACATTAAAGAGGGGCGTTGGTCGGCCGAAACCACATTAGATCATTTTGCATTGGTAAATTACGCCTTACCTTTGGCTCGGTTGCGTCCATTGATTCCTGCACGCTTTGACATTCCCACATTTGAAGTAAACGATGAACTTTGCGCTTTTATAAGTGCGGTACCATTCATAGATCGTGATTTTCATTTCCCTCATGTGTATCCTTCACCTCGCTATCATTTTGGGCAAATCAATTACAGGGCCTACATTACCGACAAAGAAACTGGCGAGGATGTGGTTTGGTTTTTTGGTACAGTGCTGGGGTCACATTGGTATAACCTGCCGCGTAGGTTATGGAAAATGCCCTGGTATTATGGGGATTTTTCTACCAGTTTTCATTATGACCATAAAGACGGTTACCAAACCTATAAAATCAACATAGACTCTGTCTGGGGCAAAACAAGGATAGAACTCAAAGATACAGCAGAGGCAGTTACTACGGCTGAAGGTTTCGATAATATTAGCCAAATGAAGCTGTTTTTGACCCATCCTGTTCAAGGGTTTTATTATAGAACCAACGGCAAAATAGGTACTTATCGAGTATGGCATCCAGAAATGCGACTGACCAATGCTGTGGGTGAATATTTATATTTTGAGCCGTTCGAAAACCTCAAGTTATTGTCGCGCGAAGAAATGCGTTATCCTCATTCAGTGTTTATTTGCCCTGAAATATTATTTAGGGTTGAGCTACCCCCAAAGGAAGTTTAA
- the glpK gene encoding glycerol kinase GlpK, translating to MKNKYIVALDQGTTSSRAVLFDAQGDLKGMEQKEFTQIFPQAGWVEHDPIEIWDSQWEVFRRLMHENKITLNDVQAIGITNQRETTVVWDRTTGEPVHNAIVWQDKRTADICEELKSKGLTDYIKENTGLVIDSYFSGTKVKWILDNIPNARSKAQEGELLFGTIDTWLIWKLTNGMVHATDYSNASRTMLYNIKTLEWDKELLEALDIPASMLPEVKNSSDHYGDLYFEGENAPITGVAGDQQAALFGQTCFVPGMAKNTYGTGCFMLMNTGKDPVKSQSGLLTTIAWGLNGEVTYALEGSIFIAGAAIQWLRDGLKLIDAAPDSAYFAAKAGDADGVYVVPAFAGLGAPYWDMYARGAIFGLTRDTDKNHLVKATLESLAYQTKDVLEAMQKDAEIDLKRLQVDGGASANDILMQFQADILGVEVERPQVIESTALGAAYLAGISVGMWRQDEIAKTRDVEKWFTPEINPAKREELYKGWKKAVERTMGWNEDK from the coding sequence ATGAAAAATAAATACATAGTAGCCCTCGACCAGGGAACCACCAGTAGCAGAGCTGTACTGTTTGATGCCCAAGGAGATTTGAAAGGGATGGAGCAAAAAGAGTTTACCCAAATATTTCCACAAGCTGGTTGGGTAGAACACGACCCCATAGAAATATGGGATTCGCAATGGGAAGTTTTTCGCAGGCTAATGCACGAAAACAAAATTACTTTAAATGATGTGCAAGCTATAGGCATTACCAATCAGCGTGAAACAACTGTAGTTTGGGACAGAACCACAGGAGAACCTGTGCACAATGCTATAGTATGGCAAGACAAACGTACGGCCGACATTTGCGAAGAGCTGAAGAGTAAAGGACTGACTGATTATATCAAAGAAAATACGGGCTTAGTAATAGACTCTTATTTTTCGGGTACCAAAGTAAAATGGATTCTTGATAATATACCCAATGCCCGATCAAAAGCCCAAGAGGGAGAACTATTGTTTGGTACCATAGATACCTGGCTTATATGGAAATTGACCAACGGAATGGTGCATGCCACTGACTATTCTAATGCGTCGCGTACTATGCTGTACAATATCAAAACCCTTGAGTGGGACAAAGAGTTATTGGAAGCCTTAGACATTCCTGCCTCTATGTTGCCTGAGGTCAAAAACTCGTCTGACCATTATGGCGATTTATACTTTGAGGGCGAAAATGCACCGATTACAGGAGTAGCTGGAGATCAGCAAGCGGCTCTGTTTGGGCAAACCTGTTTTGTGCCAGGTATGGCAAAAAACACTTATGGTACTGGTTGCTTTATGTTGATGAATACAGGCAAAGACCCAGTGAAAAGTCAATCAGGATTACTCACTACTATAGCCTGGGGACTCAATGGCGAGGTAACCTATGCCCTGGAAGGGAGTATCTTTATTGCCGGAGCTGCTATACAATGGCTGCGTGATGGTTTAAAACTTATCGATGCTGCTCCTGACTCAGCTTATTTTGCTGCCAAAGCAGGAGATGCCGATGGAGTATATGTAGTGCCTGCTTTTGCTGGATTGGGTGCCCCATATTGGGATATGTACGCCCGTGGAGCTATTTTTGGGCTTACCAGAGACACAGATAAAAATCACTTAGTAAAGGCTACACTGGAGTCGCTTGCTTACCAAACCAAAGATGTGTTGGAAGCGATGCAAAAAGATGCTGAAATAGACCTTAAACGTTTGCAAGTAGACGGTGGGGCTTCTGCCAATGATATATTGATGCAGTTTCAGGCAGATATATTGGGAGTAGAGGTGGAGCGTCCTCAAGTCATAGAATCTACGGCTTTAGGTGCGGCTTATTTGGCGGGTATTTCGGTGGGCATGTGGCGACAAGACGAAATTGCTAAAACCCGTGATGTAGAAAAGTGGTTTACTCCTGAAATAAATCCGGCAAAACGTGAAGAACTATACAAAGGTTGGAAGAAGGCAGTAGAACGTACTATGGGCTGGAACGAAGACAAGTAG
- a CDS encoding glycerol-3-phosphate dehydrogenase/oxidase — MNLLSSKNRQVLLNKLSEETYDLLLIGGGITGAGIALDAASRGLKVALIDKQDFAQGTSSRSTKLIHGGLRYLKQGEIKLVKEVGSERAIVHKNAPHLVIPEKMLLPLVQGGNYGKLMTSFGLWTYDLLAGVKGDDRRKMLSKKQTLEKEPLLNPNTLKGGGYYAEYRTDDARLTIGVIKTAAKYGALCANHCKATKLVYKREQLQGVEVTDQLTEHVFTIKARHVVNATGPWVDTIRKEDNSLKGKRLHLTKGVHLVVSHEKLPLKQSLYFDVPDGRMIFAIPRGKITYIGTTDTNYKGKMEEPRTTLADAEYLLNSINDTFPEVNLTLNDIESSWAGLRPLIHQEGKSPSELSRKDEIFESASGLISIAGGKLTGYRKMSQRVVDLVVRKMKRNDKCQTKDITIIGGEFGSAKAVKDYIAQVSQQLTTEGFEDYMAGYLVGTYGSQTKDVLEKYAAQKQENPPYSPQLCLAMAELHFCLENEAVHTLGDFFNRRTGRLYFDIHSVKELVEAIAQELQIELGWTEGILQQNRIGLQKLMEQLETFAR, encoded by the coding sequence ATGAATTTATTGTCATCAAAAAACCGTCAGGTACTATTAAATAAACTCTCTGAAGAGACTTATGATTTGTTATTGATAGGAGGAGGAATTACTGGGGCTGGTATTGCCCTGGACGCAGCTTCAAGGGGCTTGAAGGTAGCCCTGATCGACAAACAGGATTTTGCCCAAGGTACCAGTAGCCGATCTACCAAATTGATTCATGGTGGACTACGTTATTTGAAACAAGGAGAAATAAAACTGGTAAAAGAAGTGGGTAGCGAACGAGCCATTGTGCATAAGAACGCCCCACACTTGGTCATTCCTGAAAAAATGCTGCTCCCATTGGTACAAGGGGGTAATTATGGAAAGTTGATGACATCTTTTGGCTTATGGACTTACGATTTGCTGGCTGGGGTAAAAGGAGACGATCGCCGTAAGATGTTATCAAAAAAACAAACCCTTGAAAAAGAACCTTTGCTAAACCCAAACACGCTCAAAGGAGGGGGATATTATGCTGAGTACCGTACCGATGATGCCCGCCTGACTATAGGTGTGATAAAAACTGCGGCAAAATATGGCGCCTTGTGTGCTAACCATTGCAAAGCCACCAAACTGGTGTATAAACGCGAGCAATTGCAAGGAGTAGAGGTAACTGATCAGCTGACTGAACATGTGTTTACCATCAAAGCTCGACATGTGGTCAATGCTACGGGACCTTGGGTAGACACCATTCGCAAAGAAGATAATTCGCTCAAGGGCAAACGCCTTCACCTTACCAAAGGAGTACATTTGGTGGTAAGTCATGAGAAATTGCCTCTCAAGCAATCGTTGTATTTTGATGTACCTGATGGCCGAATGATTTTTGCGATTCCACGTGGCAAAATCACCTACATAGGAACTACTGATACCAACTATAAAGGTAAAATGGAAGAACCACGCACTACCCTGGCCGATGCTGAGTATTTGCTTAACTCAATCAATGATACCTTTCCAGAAGTTAACCTCACACTAAACGATATAGAGTCGAGCTGGGCTGGTTTGCGCCCACTGATCCATCAAGAGGGTAAATCACCTTCTGAACTTTCGCGTAAAGACGAAATATTTGAGTCGGCTTCAGGGCTAATTTCTATTGCTGGAGGTAAACTGACGGGCTATCGAAAAATGTCGCAACGTGTGGTAGACTTGGTAGTGCGTAAAATGAAGCGGAATGACAAATGCCAAACTAAAGATATTACAATTATAGGTGGAGAGTTTGGTTCGGCAAAGGCAGTCAAAGACTATATAGCTCAAGTAAGCCAACAATTAACCACAGAAGGCTTTGAAGATTATATGGCGGGATACCTAGTGGGCACTTATGGAAGCCAAACCAAAGATGTATTGGAAAAATATGCTGCGCAAAAACAAGAAAATCCCCCTTACTCACCTCAATTATGCCTGGCAATGGCTGAGCTACATTTTTGTCTTGAAAACGAAGCTGTACATACTTTAGGCGATTTCTTTAACCGACGAACTGGAAGGCTATATTTTGATATTCACTCGGTAAAAGAGCTCGTAGAAGCCATTGCTCAAGAGCTACAAATAGAGCTTGGCTGGACAGAAGGCATATTGCAACAAAACCGCATTGGCTTGCAAAAGTTGATGGAGCAACTAGAAACTTTTGCCAGATAA